The Cicer arietinum cultivar CDC Frontier isolate Library 1 chromosome 1, Cicar.CDCFrontier_v2.0, whole genome shotgun sequence genome contains the following window.
gattttatattaaaaatgaaaaactattttgattagcttttgaaaaaaaaatagtatttttaatagaggagacaaaaaaaaaattactttttataattttaagaaaacaaaaaatggcTTATGTTATTCttagaaatttataaaaataatctttaaaacatttcatatcaaaatcacttttgtttataaaaaaaaattattcatatcaAACGGAGCTATAATATAGTTGATTTAATGATGGATTCATTTTGACATTCTTTTATCTTGTCCTTGTAGATGCATTTGATCCATTGGATCCAACTGGGAATGTGACAATAAGATGGGATATCATGTCCTGGACATCAGATGGTTATATGGTAAGTTACTTCTTATTTTCTGATCATTCTATTCAAATTATATACTTAAGGAAAAGCTAGAAGTTTTTGAATATCAAAATGTTTCTAGAAGGTACAAATCACTGGCCTTTTGTGATGACCAAAATAgcaaaaccattttttttttatatagatgaaatggtaaaaaaaactCACACACAACTGTGCGAGGTCTCATGTTTAAACTCGAGATATGATATCCAGTCtaataatatcgacatttgtcAATTAAGTTAAATCTTATAGATAAAAATTAGTACATCTactccgactaaaatggactaatatgatgaactaaaaaatagattctagaaactaaaaaaaaaggttGTGTCAGTGTTAGTGGTTTATAACTTGTAAACTATAATCTGATGTTCGAGTCGAACTAAGAAATAAGTTTCAGAAgctaaaaaaggatatcatgaACAATTTCAATAATCAAATTCATCGATTATTTTCCTGAtataataaaattcttatgaCACATAATGATACTCAATTAGATATAATTGTTTGATCTTAACATTGACCTCAAACTAATCAAAATACTATGATGTTTTCAAACTTTGGCAGGCAACTGTAACATTATTCAACTTCCAACTATACAGAAACATTATGAACCCTGGCTGGACACTAGGATGGACATGGGCCAAGAAAGAAATCATATGGGCCATGATGGGGGCCCAAGCAACAGAACAAGGTGACTGTGCAAAGTTCAAGTTAAAGATTCCACATAGTTGCAAAAGGAGTCCACAAGTGGTTGATTTATTACCTGGTGCTTCATATAATATGCAATACACAAATTGTTGTAAAGGGGGGGTCCTAACATCTTGGGGACAGGACCCTACAGGTGCTATCTCTGCTTTTCAGATGGGTGTAGGACTCTCTGGAAGATCTAATAAGACAGTTAAACTTCCTAAGGATTTTAAATTGCTTGGGCCTGGTCCTGGTTATTCATGTGGGCCTGCTAAGCGAGTTCCTTCCACTGTTATTTTTACTGATGATCATAGAAGAAAAGCTCAAGCTTTGAGTAAGTATATTGATTCCCTATATTAATCTTTATATGTGTGTGGTATATTGCATTTAGTTATGGTTATAATCATGGTTTTAAATAGGGTCCAGtagtgatatttgatattgtaaAGAATTATGGTCAAATGTGGTTGAGTTAATCTCAATCGTATTGTGATTGTTGTGACATCAAAAACATGATGATGCAAGCCAGATTGTAGTCGCAGACCTTTTTTTAAATCTTGATGGTTTACAATCTAAGGTTTTAAATTGTGTCATAGCGATCTTTGATATTGTAGATAATCATGGTCAAATGTCGCTGATGCAGCCTCAATCTCAGTGGTATCGTGGATGTTGTGATACCAAAAGCATGATATTTCATCTCAAATTGTGGTCgtggatttttaaaaaaaccttgATGGTTACAATCAAGATTTTTAATCGCGACCGTATAGCAATCCTTGATATTATAGAGAGTCATTGTAAACTGCAGTAGATGCAGCCTCAATTGTAGTCATCAAGGTTTTAAATACATCATTCTTAACAGTGATTGTGGCCACAACATTAAGGTTTTGATGTCTCTATAGCTGCATTATTAGCATAATTGTTACTGCATCAGTCGTATTTGTCTGAAATCGTTTTGAATATCAAAGATTATGCAATTGCGCTGCAATTTAAAAACCTTGATTACAAATacattattagtattatttaatGTTCATCTATGTTTTTTCTATGCAGTGTCCTGGAATGTGACATGTACTTATTCACAGTTTCTTGCCTCCAAGAACCCAAGCTGTTGTGTTTCATTGTCATCTTTTTACAATGACCAAGTCACAGCTTGCCCAACTTGTGCTTGTGGTTGTCAGAATAATGCCACTTGTGTCACGTAAGCCACCCTTCTACTCTCACATTAGCTCTGAACTCATTAACACCGACACCTCTAATCGAAGGCATGTCTTGGTGTCCGACACGTATTATTGTCGGACACCAACACGACACTGACatttgattacattcaattaattcattttttcaaattattatttgtgtCAATGTATCAGTGTCGTGTCAGGTGTTCATGTCAGTCTCCGTGCTTCATAGGCTGTGAAGCACTGACACAAATATAGATATTAGACACGACATTGAGACTGACACGtcaatattgataataatatgaGAAAATAGAACAATTAAATGTAATCACAAGTCTCTGTGCACTCACACGTATTAGACATCAAATACGCCTTCATTTGAGAATAGTCATGCTAATTTTGATTTGTTGTGATGGAAATGCAGGAAAGATTCAAAAATATTGAAAGAGAGTGATGGGAATAATAAGACTAGGAAGAGTGATATAACACCAAAACCATTGTTACAATGCACACATCACCTTTGTCATGTTCGTGTGCATTGGCATATAAAAGATAACTATAAGGATTATTGGCGTGTCAAGATTGCAATCATCAACTTCAACTATAGATTGAATTTCACACAATGGGGTCTTGTTGTGCAACACCCTAATCTCAATAATGTTACACAAGTTTATAGCTTTGAATACATGCCACTTCTTCCCTATGAAGCCATAAGTAAGTTCTTTCAATTGGGGACACTATTCTTTTAGTTTAATT
Protein-coding sequences here:
- the LOC101512579 gene encoding COBRA-like protein 4 translates to MEFDNGKQNQRCTFRGIKLVSFVALCLILVSPADAFDPLDPTGNVTIRWDIMSWTSDGYMATVTLFNFQLYRNIMNPGWTLGWTWAKKEIIWAMMGAQATEQGDCAKFKLKIPHSCKRSPQVVDLLPGASYNMQYTNCCKGGVLTSWGQDPTGAISAFQMGVGLSGRSNKTVKLPKDFKLLGPGPGYSCGPAKRVPSTVIFTDDHRRKAQALMSWNVTCTYSQFLASKNPSCCVSLSSFYNDQVTACPTCACGCQNNATCVTKDSKILKESDGNNKTRKSDITPKPLLQCTHHLCHVRVHWHIKDNYKDYWRVKIAIINFNYRLNFTQWGLVVQHPNLNNVTQVYSFEYMPLLPYEAINDTGMFYGLKYYNDLLMEAGPKGNVQSEVLMKKDKNTFTLKQGWAFPRRVYFNGDECMLPPPDSYPFLPNSAYSLPKSVTLIKAYVIFASFFIWF